In the genome of Calothrix sp. PCC 6303, the window GATATACCAGAAAAACGCAGAACTCAACTTTTAAAGCATAAACGGAGATTTTCCCAAATAATTGGGGAATAATAGGCTCCAGTTCTGATTTGCTAAGGTTTCAGGTATGAAGCAAAATTTAGTCATCTTTGTATTGGGCGCGATCGCACTTCTCAGTTTACCCGGTTGTACTGGTAACACTTCCACCTCCTCAGATGTCACTACCACAACCACACCAAGCGACACCCAAGCCTCAATCAAAGCTGGGGGTTCCAGTAGTGCGCTAGATTTTCTCCGAGCCTTAGAAGTCGCTTACGAATCTACTTCCAAAAATAAACAAATTACCCTTTTAGAGCCAGGACAATCGGAAAATATTATTGCGGGAATTAAACAGGGACTGGTGGATGTGGGAGCCATTTCCAAAACCTTGAAACCGGAAGAAAATGATGGTACATTAGAATTTCGTGAAGTAGCTAAAGATGCCCTGGTAGTTGCTACTAATTCTAGTGTGACCGGTGTAAAAAATCTCACTACTGAAAACCTCAAAGCCATTTACAGCGGTAGCGTTACTAACTGGCAGCAATTAGGGGGACAAAATGCCCAAATTGTAGTGCTTGATCGTCCCGAAGATGAATCTGCCAAGCGTCTCCTACGTAAATACTATTTAGGTAAAGATTTAAAAAATGCAGCGAATGCTGTTGTCTTACGCAAAGAAGGAGAACTGATTCAGACGATTCAAAGCACCCCCCATAGCATTGGTGCTTTCTCCTTGGCTCATGCAGTGTCTCATAAATTGCCTGTAAACCGTCTCAGCCTAAATAATATTGAACCCACATTGGAAAACCTGAAAACAGGTAAGTACCAAATGACGCGCACTATCACAGTTGTTTGGAGTAAAAAGGCTTCGGAGGCGACTAAATCCTTCATTAATTATATCCTTAGTCCATCAGGAACGGAGATTTTAGAGCAGTCCAGTTTCGTTTCAATTACCCCAGCAGCAGTTTCCCAAGTGAAATGATCATTCGTGCTAGATACAAAAAACTTCCTGTTTCAGTTAAACTTCTATTTCCACCGTTGATCATCTTCCTCAGTTTATGGACTGCTGGAACTATTGGATTTGGGTATTTTGCCAAAAAAAACCTAGAACAGACTGCAAGTAAAGAGACGGAAGATCTAGCTATTTTACTACAGCAAGATTTGCAACAAAAGCAAAAATTACTCAGTTTAAAAGCTAGATGGATCAGTGAGGAAAAAAATGTAATTGAGGCGCTTTCTACTGCCGTTAATATAGGTAATTCTGGCGAGAATGACCCTTTATTGCTTCGCACCCTATTACCTATCCAAGCAGCTTTAGAGCTAGATTTACTCAAAATTGTTGACACCAAAGGTCAACGCTTGACCTTTTCAAAGCAGGGTGCATTAAATCAAGCAAAATTGCAGGATTCGACTATCAAATCTGCGGCTAAAACTGGACTGGAGTTATCTGGTATTTTGATAGCAGAAAATATGGCTCCATCCTCCCTAGTTAGCTTCATCTCCATTAAGTCCTCAACAAAAATTTTAGCCACCTTAATTATCGGTATTGCTGTTGACGACAAGCTACTCCAAAGCATCCGAGGTAACACATCCATGCATCTGGTTGCCTTTAAGGACAATCAGGTGAGCACTTCTACCTTAGCAGCTGAGAGTAAACAAAGCTGGGAAATTCCTAAGTCAAGCATACCACCCACCAGGATGAAAATAGGTGAGGAAGCTTACTTAGTTAAAACAGTTGAATTAGGGGGTTTTGATGGAGCGAGTCTCAAAATTGCCGTTCTGAAATCTCTCAAAGGTACAGAAAAAGCAGAGCAAAAGTTGTGGATTGTTGTGGGTAGTTTTGGACTATTGGGGGGTGTCTTAATTCTTGGGGTAATGGTTGTAGGGTTACATGCAACTCAAACTCTCAGTCGTCGCATTCAAGGTATGACTCAGGCAACTCAACAATTAGCTGACGGAAATCTAAATCTGCGTATCCCAGTGGATAATCAAGATGAGGTGGGGGTGTTAGCGCAGGGGTTTAATATGATGGCAGAGCAGCTAATTATCCGCGATCAGTTATTGAATCAACAAATGCAGCGACTCAAAAGCACAATTGAAGAGTTGCACCAGACTCAAAGTCAAATGGTACAAAGCGAAAAAATGTCGGCATTGGGGCAAATGGTGGCAGGGGTTGCCCATGAAATCAATAACCCAGTCAACTTTATTTTTGGCAACCTGATTTATGTTGAGCAATATACAGAAGATTTACTGCGATTAATTAAGTCTTATCAACAGCATTATCCCCAACCTCCCCAATCGCTACAGAAAGACTTGGATAATGTGGATTTAGACTTCGTGATTGAGGATTTGACGAAAATTCTTAAATCTATGAAAGTGGGTTGTGACCGCATTCGGGATATTGTCATGTCGTTGCGTAATTTTTCTCGCTTGGATGAAGCAGAATTCAAATCTGCTGATGTTCATGAGGGTATCGATAGCACGTTGATGATTTTGCAGCACCGACTCAAAGCAACACCAGGATCACCGCTAATTGAAATAGTTAAGGATTATGCCCAATTGCCTTTAGTTGAGTGTTATCCAGGACACATTAATCAGGTGTTTATGAATTTACTCGCAAATGCCATTGATGCCTTGGAAGAATCTGCTGAAAAAACACAGCCTGGTAAAATTTCGATTTCCACCCAAGTTACCAGTAATAATAGGGTACAAATTGCGATCGCAGACAATGGTATAGGCATTCCTGAAGAAGTGCGATCGCGCATTTTTGATCCTTTCTTCACCACCAAACCCATCGGTAAAGGTACGGGCTTGGGATTATCTATTAGTTACCAAATTATTACCCAAAAACACCATGGTCAGATTGAGTGCTATTCCACCCCAGGAGAGGGTACTAAATTTGTAGTTGAAATTCCAATTTGTCAATCTGAATCACGTATGTGACATGTTTATTTGGGTAATACCAATTTTATACAGGATTCAAAAAATGTTTGCGACAGATTATCTGACCCGCATTAGAATCAACAACCCCACCCTATAGACAGTTTTGGTTGTTTTGGGATTAGTGCGTACAGCCCTTTGGGCATGAAAACAGCGAAGCTGAACGTATAGCCCTTTGGGCATTAAAGAAAGGCTTCCAGCCGCTCCGCAGGAGCTAGTTCTAGCTTGCGCAACGAGAGTCGTTCGCGTTTTGGTTGTTTGAGTTGGAGTGCGATCGCAGGTTTAAGGAAGCGATCGCATACCCCCTTGCTTATTCAGCCTGTTGTGCAACTTTTCTTACATCATCCACACTTAACTCCAAAGCCTCCGCTATCTGCGTGATCGTCAATCCAGCAGCTAACATTGCTGGTACAGCAAGTAACTTTCCTTTCTGCTCTCCTTCCTCGAAAGCTTGTTGATAAAATCTTGTTTGCTTTAACTCGCTTAATCCAAACATTTCCTGTATCTCCTCAATCTTCATAGTAGGAAACTTATAAACCAATATCGTTTCGATTATTTGTAACAATTGTTGCTGTTGTTGTCCTGCCTCAACTTCCTGATTGGTTCTGGTAATCAACTCCCTGGCTGACTCGATTGCCCTGTTTTGATTTTCGATGATTAACTTAATCGTAGCAATACCAACGGGTAGGGATGCAACTTCCTCTAGTTCATCTAGGTAAATGATGGTAATTCTTCCAGAAGCAAAGGATTCGCGGTAATGGATGATTGATGCGGTGTCAATATTTCGACTTGGATAAATCACGAAAGCGAACCAATCATTTTCGGGTTTATTTTGCCGCAAGTATAAATTAATTTCTGTAAATAGGCGTGAATATATTCCCAAATCCTCTTGAAACTGAACCTCGACAAAGTAAATTGGCTGTTCTTGACTTTGGGGAATAAATACACCATCTATACGAAATGCTGTTTGCTTGATTTCAACTGATGAAAATTGATATTTACTGGCGATTTCAGGGGAATTACCAATTAGTTCAAAGAAGATGCTGGGAAATTCTTGAAAGAGACGGTAAAAGATGCTGTCTGTTTTCACAAAGGTGATTATTTCAACGCAGAGTTCTGATAATTTTTCAACTTATCATAGTTTTACAGCCCGTGGAATGATGTCTTGAGTGGGTATTTGCGCGACGAGAGTCGTTCGCGTTTATAAGGGTTTGTGGGAGAATGGGAACGTAGCTTGTCAGACCCAAGTCGTAAGTCGTTGGCGTTACATATTTCAATCAGCTACATATTTCCAAGCAAATTTCAGATGAGCGATCGCTATCTACTATTACCGCTACCCGTGACTAGACATACGAGGTTCTTGCTTCTATCTGAACTGTGGTGCTTAAGAAGAACACAGATAAACACGTTACGTTTTTACCTGTGCTCATAAACCAAAATGTATCTCTGATTTCCCCATCTTAATATTTTTCGAGTCAGATAAACAAAATTCACAAAAAAACTGTAACTAATTTTACAAAATTCTCACATTCTTCTCAAAAAAGTAGGATAATCGGGCTATAGCTATCTGAAAATACTTAGAAATTGGGCTTTTAAAAGTGCTATTAGTCTTGATTAGTCAGATTTTAGCTAGTCTCTAGCCACTCAAAGTATAATTAACGACAAGTAGTGAGAGAAACCTATATGAATTCAACCTCTCTTTTTTCCCTAGAAACACCCTCTCCAGCTTATATTTGTCCTTTTGATCAAGCTTGCAGTTACTTAGAAGCTGCTGCAAAAGAATTAAGACTTGATTTAGGTATATTAGAAATACTTAGCAGACCTCGTAAAGCAATCACAGTTTCCATTCCCCTGAAGTTGGATAATGGAGATGTTCGGGTTTTAGCTGGACATCGAGTCCAACATTCGGATGTTCTTGGTCCTTACAAAGGAGGTATTCGCTACCATCCAGCAGTGACACTACGGGAAGTATCTGCATTAGCCATGTTAATGACTTGGAAATGTGCATTACTGGGAATCCCCTTTGGTGGTGCCAAGGGAGGTATTGCTATAGATCCAAAAAAATATAGTGTCGGGGAACTGGAACGACTTACTCGTCGCTTTACAAATGAGTTAATTAAAGATATCGGACCTTCAGTAGATATACCAGCGCCTGATATGGGGACTTCGGCACGAGAAATGGCTTGGATTATGGATACATATTCTAAAAACGTTGGTCATGCAGTTCCAGGAGTAGTTACAGGTAAGCCTCTATCAATTGGTGGTTCCTTGGGTAGGGAAATGGCAACTGGAAGAGGTGTGATGATTATTACTCGTGAAGCCTTGTCAGATTTAGGAAAATCACTCAAAGGTGTGCGGGTTGCAATTCAAGGTTTTGGGAATGTCGGTAGTGCAGCAGCACATTTGTTTCAAGAAGCGGGTGCAAAGGTAATTGCTGTATCCACTGGTGCGGGTGGGTTATATGCAGAAACAGGTTTGGATATTCCCAATTTAAAAGCTTATATGTTGGAGAATGGTAAAAGTTTACTTGGTTATCCTCAAGCAAAACCAATTAGTAATGAAGAATTGTTGCAGTTACCGTGTGATGTTTTAGTTCCCGCAGCCTTGGAAAATCAAATTACCGAAGATAATGTAAATGCGGTGAAGGCTGCCATAGTTGTAGAAGCTGCAAATAGTCCAGTTACAATACAGGCAAGTTTGTCACTTGAAAGCAGAGGTGTCACGGTTTTACCAGATATTTTGGCAAATGCAGGTGGTGTTGTTGTCAGTTATTTGGAATGGGTTCAGGGTTTATCTTACCTGTTTTGGGATGAGGAACGGGTGAATCGGGAGATGGAAAAGTTGATGGTGCAAGCTTATCGTCATGTTGTAGAGAAAGCGCAGCAGCGACAGATTAGTTTTCGTTTGGCGGCTTATACTTTGGGTGTGGGGAGAGTTGCCGAAGCTTTGGGGGATCGAGGATTGTATTAGGGTCAATAACTCAGGTCTAAAGACACTGAGCTTGTAATCAACAAAGATTACGTGTTTGACTAGCTCACTAGAATATTTTTCTAGTTCCAAAACTAATCTTGATACGCACTTCCAAATACTTCCCCAGTTTGGATTATCTGCAAGACTGTTTGTTCAGTCGTTGGGTCAAGCCAAGACATTTTAGATTAGTTGGGCGAGGGGACTTAAACTTTACTCCAAGGATTATCTCTTTATGCGAGTACCTGTAATTTCAAAAGACAATCTCCCTTTAATGCTAACTAAACCTAGTCGTGCTAGGCGTTGGATAAAAGAAGGAAAAGCAATCGGTAAATTTAATAAATTGGGAATATTTTATGTGAAGTTGTTAACTGAAGCCTCAGACGAAAAAATACAAGAAGTTGTAATTGGACTTGACCCTGGTAAAATGTTTTCTGGTGTAGCTGTTCAATCAAAAAAATATACCCTGCAAATGCTTCACTTGGTTTTACCTTTTAAAACCGTAAAAAATAGGATGGAGCAACGCTCAATAATGCGAAGAGGAAGACGCGGGAGAAGAATAAACCGCAAGCTTTCTTTCAAAAAACGCAGTCATCGTCAAGCAAGATTTGACAACAGAAAAAACAAAAAATTACCTCCAAGTATTCGAGCAAACAAGGACTTAGAATTCCGGGTAATAAATTTACTTTGCGAACTCTACCCAGTTTCAACAATTGTTATTGAAGAAGTTGAAGCAAAAGGAAGTAAGAGCTTTAGTCCTGTTATGGTAGGTCAAAGATTTCAAATAAATAGGCTCTCAGAAATCGCAAGCATAAAGCTTAAAAAAGGTTGGGAAACATCAAACCTTCGTAAACATCTTGGAATGCATAAAGAAAAAACAGACAAGTCTTTGCAAATCCCAGAAACACACGCAGTCGATGCGATTACTTTAGCGAGTTCAGAATTTGTTAAATATAAATCGTTTGAAGGTAAAAATACACGCGGTGCTTCATGGGTAGGAAATGTTTCAATTACAGAATCTCAGTTCACAATTGTTCGCCGTCCTCCAATCAGCCGTAGACAATTACATTTGATGGTTCCAACAAAAGGTGGAAATAGACGAAAATATGGTGGAACTACAACTAGACATGGATTTAGAAAAGGCGATTATGTAAAGGCAACCCAAGGGAAGAAAACATTTTTTGGTTGGGTGAGTGGAGACACTGAAACTAAAGTCTCAGTAAGCGATGCCGACTGGAAAAGACTGGGGCAATGTACAGCTAAGAAGGTTCAGTTAGTGACACGTTCAACTGGACTAATTATCAAGGCGACTAAAGTCGTTTCTCCTTCGGAGACGCTTTGCGAACGTGTCGCTTCCCTCTCAGGTCTAAAGACACTGAGTTTCCCCCATCCCGCGAGGTCTTTATGAAAAGTGGAGTTTGTTCCTTTTCCCCCTGCTCCCTGCTCCCTGCCTCTTATTGAAGTTCCTTCTGTAAAGTTGGTTTAAATCTCTTCCGAGGAAACCAATCATCGAGGATGCTGTAGAGGATAGGGACAACTATTAAACTGAGGATTGTTGAGCTAATTAAGCCACCAGCGATCGCTATTGCCATGGGAGAACGTAATTCCGATCCTGTTCCTAATCCTACAGCTATTGGTACCATCCCTAATATGGTACTAATGGTTGTCATCATGATGGGACGAAATCTGATGGGTGCAGCTTTGAGGATGGCTTGACTACGATTCATGCCTGATGCTCGCAGTTGATTGATATAATCCACCAGTAATATGGCATTTTTGTTGCTTAATCCCAGCAGAAAAACAAAACCAATTAGAGAAATCATGCCAAATTCGCTTTTGGTGACTAGTAATGCTACCATTGCCCCAACTATTGCTAGGGGAAGGGAAATACCAATCACAATCGGATCTACCCAGCCTTTGAATAGCCAGATCAAAACAGCGATAATGCAGAGGGCTGAAAGCCCTAAAGTACCAACAAAACTGCCAAGCACTTCACCTAAGCGGGCAGAATCTCCCCCTAAATCTAGTTTAATATCTTTGGGTATAATTTTTTTAGCTTCGGCGACTACTTTATCTGTGGCATCACCTAGAGACAAATTTTGACCTAAGTTGGCAGCAACGTATGCTACGCGTTGACTTCTAAAGCGTTCAATATTTTGGATAGTTTTATTTTCTTCTCCATCCCCTGTAGCAGTAATGTCTGCAAAGCCAGGTAGTTTTTGCAAACTTTGTTTGATTTTTTGGGCTGTTTGATTCAGGGTTTGGGTATTATTTCCCAGTAAGGCTATTTGTAGGGGTTTTTGTCCACCAGTATCAACAAATTGAATGTCTTCGACACTGGTGCTGACTCCTGGTAATTTTGGAAGGGAGGTGCGTAGCTGTGTTTGGATGTCAGCTGTTTTAATTTGATGTTTTTCTTTCAGCTTCACATATATCTTCCCTTTGTTTGGTTCCCCTTCACGAGAACCAACTGTGGTAAAGATGGTTTCCACATCTGGAAATTTGCGAACTTCGACTTCCAGTTTCTTGGCTACTTCTAAGGAGTCATCAATCGGATCACGAATAGTTGGGGTGAGATTTCCTGAATTATCCCCAGAATCCCCTAATAAGCTGGCAAATGCTTCTTGTTGTGCAGCTTGTTGGGCTTTGATATCGGGTAATGGTGTGGTGTAGGCTATATTAAACTCGCCGCGATCAAGTTTGGGAATGAAGCCTTTAGGGATGGCGGGAATGAGTGCGATCGCTAAAATAAAACTTAACATTGCCAATACCATCACAATCAACCGATGCTGTAATGACCATTGGAGGATATTTTGGTAAATTTGGGCGAAATATCCCCAAGATTGGGTTTGATATTGGGATTTGATCTTGGTTTTAGGTTTAATCCAGTAAACTGCTAAAACTGGGGATAATGTCCGCGCTAGCAACATAGAGATTAACATTGCTGCTGCAACGGTAATGCCAAAGGGTTTAAAAAATTGTCCAATTACTCCCCCCATCAAACCAATCGGGAGAAAAACTGCTACAGCGGTGAAGGTGGCAGCAGTGACAGTTAAACCAATTTCATTAGTGGCGGAAATCGCTGCTTGGCGGGGTGTTTCACCTTCATCAATGTGGCGCATGATATTTTCCACATCCACAATTGCGTCATCAATGATACTACCGATGACTAGTGCTAATGCTAGTAAGGTGATTGTCTCTAAGTTAAAGCCAAAAATAGCCATGACAATAGCAGTCCCTAACAAAGATGTGGGAATTGCCAAGGCAGAAATGATGGTAGCTTGCCAGTTGCGGAGGAAGGGATAAATGACAACTATTGAGAGAATTATGGCTTCGATTAAAGAGTCTACAGTGGCACGGGTAGCTTTGCGGATATATTCAGCTTGGGTAGAGGCAAGACTAATTTTAGTGTCGGGAAGGGTTTGACGCAGTTTTTGGACTTCACTTTCCACTAGGTTGACAACTTCCAAGGTGTTTGCGCTACCCTTTTTGATGATTTGGATAGCTAAAGCCTCTTGGGAGTTAAATCTAGTTAAAGTTTCTGGGTATACACCTAGTAGATTAACTTTAAGGACTCCTGGAACTTTGACAAGGGTATTTTGGATTTTGTCTTTGGTAAGCTGGGTTAAATCAGTTAAATTTCGCGATGGACTTTCAATTGCATAGGTAATTGCCGCTGATTCATTTAAGTTGATGGGAATAACTTGGAAATCGCTACCTTCAATCAGTTTAATGTTTTTCAGTTCCTGACTTACTTTGCTTTGGGATGATTCTAAGTTAGTACCAACAGCAAATGATAAACTAACCACTGATTGTCCAGGATAAGTAGATGAACGAATGTCTTCCAATCCTGGTAAAGAATTGAGGCTTTTCTCGATGGGGACAGTTAGTTTAAGTTCAGTCTCAGATGCTGTAGTTAGGGGTGCAGTAGTATTGACTACAACAACCGGAAAAGTCACATCTGGAAATAAAGCATATTTTAGGGAAGAAAAGGCAAAAATCCCTGCCACTATCACAGCTAGCCAGAAACCTAGAGTTAGCCAAGAGTAACGAATTGCTAGCCTTGATATATTAAAGCGATCGCGTGTTGAATTTTTACCGCTTGGCTGTACTATCATCAACTTTGATTTTCCCTGTAACCACTAACTGAATTTTAAAACGGATTCTGCTTGTAGTTAATAGTTTTTGGATACATGTTGCCTAAAAAAGGGCTAAGGCGATGTTTTATGGGCAGTTTTTTACTATCTTTTCGATACCCCTTGTTAAAGGTGAAACGGTGTAAAACTTCTTAAAATCCCCCTTGAAAAGGGGGACTTGAAAATCTGATGCCTTTTTTTAGGCGGAACTGGAAGATCTTTTGCCCCCTTTTTCTTGGCGAAGCTGCTCTGAAAGAGCTAGGGGGTTGGGGGATCAAAAGTCTGTGAGGCAATTCTCAAAAACCTGCGTATACCCTTAGCTTGTAAAGGGTGGGGGGAATCAGTTCTTGTGCTTTAATTTAGTGCAATGATCAAATACTATGCCGTAGTAGTCTGTCAATTTTATTTTGACGGTTATATACACATCCACAATCCCGTAGAGACGTAGCAGTGCTACGTCTCTACAACAGTCATTTTTATCTTGACAGACTAGTAGGAGTATCCCCATATTCAAGAATCTATGTCAGATTTATTACAAAATCTAATTATTCTAGTTCCCCAAGGTAGCGAGTATCAGGCTGTTAGCAAGGGTTTACAACAATTACCTAATTCCAAAATAGAGATATTTCCCATACCCATCGGTGATAAACCAGTCAGAGAATACCTCAAAACCAGTGGATTATATACAAGATTATTTCAGCAACCAAACTCCAATATATTGGTAATGGGTTTATGTGGAAGTCTCAACCCTAGTTATGGAGTTGGGGATGTGGTGGTTTACAAAGAATGTATTTACGAAAACCAAGTCTATAAATGTGACGAGAATCTCACCTCACAAATATCTGGCAAATTGAACCTAAATCTAGTTAGAGGATTGATATGCGGTACCTACGGTGGTAAACAACGCATGATCAATTCTGCCACGGAAAAACGTCAACTTCACATTGCATCTAATGCGGATGTGGTGGATATGGAAGGTTTTGCAATTTTAAACATATTGCAACCTTTGGGAATCGCCGTCGGGATGTTACGGGTGGTTAGCGATGATTGCAAGCATGACATACCTGATTTAAATTCAGCCATAGATGCAGCAGGTAATCTGCAAAGTTTACCATTAGCTTGGGCAATGATTCGTCAACCTTTGGCTAGTGTAAGGTTAATTCGGGGTTCGTTGCGGAGTTTAAAGGTGTTGGAGAAAATAAGTTATCAGTTATATTCCTAGCTATCAAGTATGTTCTACTTAGAGGCACTATAGCGGTTTTTATTCGACTTAACTTTTTCGTTTCGTAGTTCAGTTGTTTGCCATATACATGTACTACACCAAACGAGAAATGCTATGGTTTGTTCTCTTCGACTAAAAATTCCATCACTTCTTGTAAAACATCGGTTATGTGTGGCTTTTCGCAAGCAATTACACCATCAAAAAGATGTTTATGGTGCGGAAAACTAGGCAAGCTGGGAAAGTGTGGTGTACTGTCATAACGAAAAATCAGACTATTTTGCTCATCTTGAAAGTGATAGCGGTAATCTAAATATATAATTTGATTATCCACAATCATGAAAGCTTCACTGACAGCTAATAAATATCTAAGAGCGAAACGTATCCTAATACGGAGATTAGCTCTCTCTGTTGTTAAAATAACTACACTATATTCTTCGATGTATATATTGGAGCAGTTGAGTAAAAGTTGCTCAATTTCGTCTAAGTAGGCTTGGATAACTTTAGGCGACATCTCTGAGTTTGCTTTTTATTTCTTGGTGTAAAGCTAGATAATGTTGGTAGTTTCCTGCCCATTCGACGAACATTTCATCGTCAGAAGTTTCCCCTTGACTATATTTAGCAAAAAAGTCTTCTGAATTCATTTTATACTTTATTTCATAGGTATTTAGCTGTTTGGTAAGGGCAATCAACGCATCTAGTGGAGATGTATATTCGATAATTTGTTTACGCATTGATTTCTCCCTTCAACTTCATATTTTAATGAGTCGTTTTGATTTTTTAGTTTCTGGCTCTAAAAACATGATACGTAATTTTTGACAAAATGTACGATACTTATTCTGGGTCATTTAGTGATCGCACAATCAACTGATATACTATTTTGATGCGCGAAACTCTTCGTTTTCTGCTTGCTGCAAATTCAACTCTTTTAATGGTTCTGATGAACTATCCAATTCCAAGTTCGTCCCATTCACAGGTTTCCCGTTAATCAACAGTTGATATGTACCCTGTTGTAAACGCTCCAAATAATATACCCCGGCACCGTTGGTGACGGAAAATAACCGCTTCTTCCCATCGCTGGTAATAGCTTGGATGGTTGCACCGTTGATGGGTTCTCCTTTTGCATCGGTAATCACCCCAGAAACAGTATAGGCACGGGTTAATGGTAACAATACAGGGGTATAGGAACCAGCGCTGATATCAACTGCGTATGCGTCGGTTGCCGCTTGCCAATCGAGGGGGAAACCAGCAGGATCTAAATCGACACGATAACTACCTGGGTTCAATCGTACCAGAACGCGATCGCGTTGCATATCCGCCCGTAGTGATTTCAATGCTCGGTTGTTGACGGTAATTAATGCATTGGCATCTTCTGTATAAATTTGCTCTCCAGCGTCACGTTTGCCGTTATTATTGGCATCTAAGAAGGGCTGAATTAACATTCCTCCCTGAGTGCGGTAGTAGCTGGTGCGTCTATCTCCAGCGCTAATTCTCCCCTGTAAACCAAGGCTAGAAATTAAATCGATGTTAAAGGTGGATTGATCGGAAGTTACTGATATACCTTGGTATCTAGCTCTTAATAATATACCAGGCAATACTGTGGTTGTTACTGAGGCGATCGCCCCTGAACCTTGGGAACCTATACCATAACCCAGTTGGGTTTCCCATTTATAGTTACCATCTACAGCCCGTTGTTCGGAACGATACCGCCAACCCATCGTGAGGAGATTGCTACTTAGGTTTTGACTGCGGGTTTCGTAGTTGAGGAGTAACGAATGTCCTAAGTCATTAAAGGATTTGGAAGATAAACCGAAGGTAAGTTCTGAAAGGGTACCAACTTCATTCCCTAGTTGACGGAGTTCCAGTTTACCGAGACGTTGGAGTAGGTTCCAGCGGAAGTTATTTTCAGTATCGATACCCAAACGGGCAAAAGTATAGGAATTTCTGCCACTAAAATTAAATTGTAACCCTCCCCCGGTACCATAGCGGCTGTCGGTATTGGCAAATAGGGAGACACCTCGGAATAAATTCCAGTTTGCATTCAGTCTACTGGAAAAGCGATCGCTAAAAAAGGAGAAGTTAAGGTTTTGCGAAGGATCGAAGCGGATATCAGCAACTGTATCTAGTTTATTGCCAACCAAGCTGGAAATGGAAACTTGCAAAGGGATATTTGACGGGCGATAAAATAATTCAGTTAAACCTTTGAAATTATCATCATAAACTCCCCCAACACCCAAAGTTAAATCTTGGGATACACCCCAACGTTGGGCAACACCACCACGAAAATTAGTAAAATTGCCAAATAAACTGCGATTACTATTAAATTCTCTGCCAAAACCACCAGAAACCACAAAAGCTGATGCACCAGCGGGAATTTGTCCTGGAGTTGCGGTGTAGCTAGCATCCCGAATTTCCGGTTGTGCGGTTAATCTTCCTTCTGGATACAGGAATATTCTGTAACTACTGCTGAGATATCCATCTTCATTTTGGATATTATCAAAGCGGT includes:
- a CDS encoding substrate-binding domain-containing protein yields the protein MKQNLVIFVLGAIALLSLPGCTGNTSTSSDVTTTTTPSDTQASIKAGGSSSALDFLRALEVAYESTSKNKQITLLEPGQSENIIAGIKQGLVDVGAISKTLKPEENDGTLEFREVAKDALVVATNSSVTGVKNLTTENLKAIYSGSVTNWQQLGGQNAQIVVLDRPEDESAKRLLRKYYLGKDLKNAANAVVLRKEGELIQTIQSTPHSIGAFSLAHAVSHKLPVNRLSLNNIEPTLENLKTGKYQMTRTITVVWSKKASEATKSFINYILSPSGTEILEQSSFVSITPAAVSQVK
- a CDS encoding RRXRR domain-containing protein, which codes for MRVPVISKDNLPLMLTKPSRARRWIKEGKAIGKFNKLGIFYVKLLTEASDEKIQEVVIGLDPGKMFSGVAVQSKKYTLQMLHLVLPFKTVKNRMEQRSIMRRGRRGRRINRKLSFKKRSHRQARFDNRKNKKLPPSIRANKDLEFRVINLLCELYPVSTIVIEEVEAKGSKSFSPVMVGQRFQINRLSEIASIKLKKGWETSNLRKHLGMHKEKTDKSLQIPETHAVDAITLASSEFVKYKSFEGKNTRGASWVGNVSITESQFTIVRRPPISRRQLHLMVPTKGGNRRKYGGTTTRHGFRKGDYVKATQGKKTFFGWVSGDTETKVSVSDADWKRLGQCTAKKVQLVTRSTGLIIKATKVVSPSETLCERVASLSGLKTLSFPHPARSL
- a CDS encoding Rpn family recombination-promoting nuclease/putative transposase translates to MKTDSIFYRLFQEFPSIFFELIGNSPEIASKYQFSSVEIKQTAFRIDGVFIPQSQEQPIYFVEVQFQEDLGIYSRLFTEINLYLRQNKPENDWFAFVIYPSRNIDTASIIHYRESFASGRITIIYLDELEEVASLPVGIATIKLIIENQNRAIESARELITRTNQEVEAGQQQQQLLQIIETILVYKFPTMKIEEIQEMFGLSELKQTRFYQQAFEEGEQKGKLLAVPAMLAAGLTITQIAEALELSVDDVRKVAQQAE
- a CDS encoding ATP-binding protein, encoding MIIRARYKKLPVSVKLLFPPLIIFLSLWTAGTIGFGYFAKKNLEQTASKETEDLAILLQQDLQQKQKLLSLKARWISEEKNVIEALSTAVNIGNSGENDPLLLRTLLPIQAALELDLLKIVDTKGQRLTFSKQGALNQAKLQDSTIKSAAKTGLELSGILIAENMAPSSLVSFISIKSSTKILATLIIGIAVDDKLLQSIRGNTSMHLVAFKDNQVSTSTLAAESKQSWEIPKSSIPPTRMKIGEEAYLVKTVELGGFDGASLKIAVLKSLKGTEKAEQKLWIVVGSFGLLGGVLILGVMVVGLHATQTLSRRIQGMTQATQQLADGNLNLRIPVDNQDEVGVLAQGFNMMAEQLIIRDQLLNQQMQRLKSTIEELHQTQSQMVQSEKMSALGQMVAGVAHEINNPVNFIFGNLIYVEQYTEDLLRLIKSYQQHYPQPPQSLQKDLDNVDLDFVIEDLTKILKSMKVGCDRIRDIVMSLRNFSRLDEAEFKSADVHEGIDSTLMILQHRLKATPGSPLIEIVKDYAQLPLVECYPGHINQVFMNLLANAIDALEESAEKTQPGKISISTQVTSNNRVQIAIADNGIGIPEEVRSRIFDPFFTTKPIGKGTGLGLSISYQIITQKHHGQIECYSTPGEGTKFVVEIPICQSESRM
- a CDS encoding Glu/Leu/Phe/Val family dehydrogenase, whose product is MNSTSLFSLETPSPAYICPFDQACSYLEAAAKELRLDLGILEILSRPRKAITVSIPLKLDNGDVRVLAGHRVQHSDVLGPYKGGIRYHPAVTLREVSALAMLMTWKCALLGIPFGGAKGGIAIDPKKYSVGELERLTRRFTNELIKDIGPSVDIPAPDMGTSAREMAWIMDTYSKNVGHAVPGVVTGKPLSIGGSLGREMATGRGVMIITREALSDLGKSLKGVRVAIQGFGNVGSAAAHLFQEAGAKVIAVSTGAGGLYAETGLDIPNLKAYMLENGKSLLGYPQAKPISNEELLQLPCDVLVPAALENQITEDNVNAVKAAIVVEAANSPVTIQASLSLESRGVTVLPDILANAGGVVVSYLEWVQGLSYLFWDEERVNREMEKLMVQAYRHVVEKAQQRQISFRLAAYTLGVGRVAEALGDRGLY